The Cryptomeria japonica unplaced genomic scaffold, Sugi_1.0 HiC_scaffold_110, whole genome shotgun sequence genome segment aactaaatgattttaacatatatgattaaaatcacttagttatttgttacttatatataaattttaataatattattataaatttttaataatttaaaaagtaaatatatttagaaaaaataaactattatttagtatttaaatgtttttaaaataatattattaaaatttatatataaataatttttattttctatgttaaaatcacttagttatttgttaggttaaaatcgtatagttatttcttatgttaaaatcatttaattattttttattttaaaattatttatttatttcttatattaaaatcaattaattattttaatttaaatgattttaacataagaaataactataTGATTACCTAACTtaaaaaatagtttattttttccaaatatatttactttttaaattaaaataattatttgattttaatataagaaataaataagtaattttaaaataaaaaataattaaatgattttaacattaAGAAATAATTGGATACTTACTATTGATTTGGATGGTAATATATATCAAACTGCATTTTTTTTAACGATACAGTCAtatagttatttcttatgttaaaataatttaactatttttaattttaaatttacgtatttaatttttatattaaaatctattaattattttaatttaaaaaataaactattatttacttatatcactatttaaatttttttaaaataatattattaaaatttacatataatatatcttacaattaattatatattgtaatatattttctattaaaataaataaaaaatttaaatatataaattattataaaaaaattagggATTTCGAGTGTTATACAAAAGtaaaaactcttagagcgagatgcaaCATTTACGGTCTCCTGTCCTGCAACTACCAACGTCTCTTGATCCAAACGTTGACAGGACAAATTGCACAAATCAAGTAATCTGGCGGACAGAGGGAGCAGCTAATATTTTAGATTTTAACAGAAAAAAAAATTAACGGGCTTGGGAATGATTGGCCTGATGGCATGAGGGGCATAGAAAAGGCATGGCATGGGCGGGCCATTTTGCCCCCTGCGTAGCCATTACCCTACTGTTACACTCATCGAGTAATGCATAGAAGATGGTAGAAGTGATTGAGTGGACGTGAGACCACAACATTTCCACTTGCTCAGGCATAATAATTATTTAGTGAACGTGTAAGGACCATTTTCCTTTCATTAATTGTAGACAAAAGATGACGATTCCATTCATTCAGTTGTATACAGAAGATCCGACAAAATTAATTACTGTACTTTTCCATGCATTCAATGGCAGGGACCCGGGATATGACAAAATTTACTGCGGTTACCTTTTCCAGTCGTTCAATAATACACGGCAATCCCAACACAAAGATGTTTAAGCGAACCAAGGGATTTCTTTAGCTTTTTTCTTACCTGATCTCTGATCAATTCTTTTTATTGAAAGCATAGATATACGCATTTTATTTTGCGAAAGATATGGAAGCTACGGTTTCATATAGCAAAGTTGCACTTGCAATCATTACAATATCATGCGGCCTCTTATGTTTGATCGCCTATCCTACAATGGCGTGCCCGCTAACCGACAGAAATGTTCTCCTGGATTTTAAGGCAGATCTTGCAGATGAGGATAAAAGGCTTAGTTCCTGGCACGGATTGAATTGCTGCACTTGGAGTGGAGTTGGCTGTAACTTCGGCACAGGCCATGTTTCTCTACTCGATTTGAATGGATACAATTTGGAGGGTGACATCCATTCATCGCTGTTTGAGCTTGCAGAGTTAGAGCACCTCGATCTCAGTGATAACTACTTTCAAGGTAACATCACTCCCCATATTGGAATGTTGAAGAAACTCAGTTTTCTTGCTTTGTCAGATGCTGGTGATGCAAATGAATTTTATGTGAGTTTGGAAAGCTTATCAAATCTAGTGAGCTTGGAATACCTCGTTCTGGATGGACTAAATATCTCTGTAGGCAAGGAGAGCGCCGAAGCTGTTGGCAGTCTACGGAACCTTCAAGAACTCAGCATGTCTGGGTGTGGGCTTAGCGGACCAATTCCCAATTCCCTTGTCAAACTCACTTCTCTCCTTCATCTCGATCTTTCAAGGAATTCTTTGTTAGCCCAAATACCTGCTTGGTTTGAAAATGTGACTGCCCACTTGCTCTCACTTGATCTTTCTGACAATTACAATCTTGGAGGAGACATTTCTTTTATTGGACAACAAATTTCACCATCACTGACTAGAATTATTCTTTCACGGACAGCTGTGGAGGGTGAAATTCCATCTGCTATAGGGAACGTTTCATCCTTGGAGAGTCTTCATCTGTTCAATACTAGAATTGAAGGTAAAATTCCTCTGTCCATCGCCAATCTCTCTAAACTTTTTTCTTTGGATCTGTCCCACAACAACTTAAGAGGATCAATCCCACCTTCGTTGGGATCACTTTCTTCCCTTTCATATCTTGACCTCAGTTACAACCAATTTAATGGAGCAATTCCTCGCACAATTTCAGATCTTGTTAGCTTAAAACACCTTTGGCTGGACTCTAATGGGTTAAGtggttccatatccctttctctctTAGATAATCTAACTAGACTTGAATATCTGTTCCTTTCCAATAATCACCTAACCGTGAGTAGTGATTCACCCTGGATCCCACAGTTTAGAAACCTCCAGGCTCTGCGATTATCTTCCTGCAATTTAGATAGAATTCCACCGTTTCTAGTAACCCAATATGGCATGATAGAGCTGGACCTATCCGCTAACAGAATTGCAACAGATATTCCGTCCTGGATTTGGGACTTAACCAGTCTTTATTATTTGAACCTTAGCTGTAACCAATTAACAGGTTCTCTGCCATCTAGTCTAACATCCATGACTCTTATGTATCTGGATTTGCACAATAACAGCTTAGAaggtcctcttcctcttcctcctgatGCTCATCTTTTGGACCTGTCGGGGAATCAGTTTAATGGTTCTATTCCTGCTGATACGGGTGCATATCTTTCAAATTCGTGGTATTTATCCTTGTCTAGGAATAATCTCAGTGGAGCCATTCCAGATTCTATTTGCACTCCAGAGTTGCAGGTTCTTGACCTGTCAAGTAATATGCTGAGCAATATGATTCCTCCCCATTTGATAAGGAAATGTTCTTCTCTCAATGTTCTAGATTTGGCGGAAAATCATCTAGAAGGTAAAATGCCAGCAGAATGGGGCAACCTGAAAGAGATTAATACATTGAAGCTCGCTG includes the following:
- the LOC131045146 gene encoding receptor-like protein 7 — encoded protein: MEATVSYSKVALAIITISCGLLCLIAYPTMACPLTDRNVLLDFKADLADEDKRLSSWHGLNCCTWSGVGCNFGTGHVSLLDLNGYNLEGDIHSSLFELAELEHLDLSDNYFQGNITPHIGMLKKLSFLALSDAGDANEFYVSLESLSNLVSLEYLVLDGLNISVGKESAEAVGSLRNLQELSMSGCGLSGPIPNSLVKLTSLLHLDLSRNSLLAQIPAWFENVTAHLLSLDLSDNYNLGGDISFIGQQISPSLTRIILSRTAVEGEIPSAIGNVSSLESLHLFNTRIEGKIPLSIANLSKLFSLDLSHNNLRGSIPPSLGSLSSLSYLDLSYNQFNGAIPRTISDLVSLKHLWLDSNGLSGSISLSLLDNLTRLEYLFLSNNHLTVSSDSPWIPQFRNLQALRLSSCNLDRIPPFLVTQYGMIELDLSANRIATDIPSWIWDLTSLYYLNLSCNQLTGSLPSSLTSMTLMYLDLHNNSLEGPLPLPPDAHLLDLSGNQFNGSIPADTGAYLSNSWYLSLSRNNLSGAIPDSICTPELQVLDLSSNMLSNMIPPHLIRKCSSLNVLDLAENHLEGKMPAEWGNLKEINTLKLAGNKLRGLLPSSLSKCHTLQVLDLGNNKLQGTIPHWIGKLSQLHVLVLRSNHFHGSVPRQVIDLSNLQILDLSHNRLSGPIPSNLTNLLAMVNESQSNPNHLEKYTLDGAIYTNKIVMSWKGGDGEFVKVLFILKCIDLSNNNLSGNIPLKMGSLKGLIVLNLSRNHLSGPIPKTLGDMDQLESLDLSINRLNGKIPLELQLLTYLEFLNLSYNMLDGKVPHGGQFLTFGESSYLGNPKLSEIPFTNTTVCNNSSGYDNCTSIETIGVENSDAEMKGWAIGLGLSYSLGFSIVIGILCFNNRIRKRVFNLYDDAVLAVDRCITGNK